AGCACCGCTCGCCTCGCCAACGGCCGGCCGCGATGGACCGCGCGCCGGCGGCAGCCGCGTGACCGGCCGCCGGCCCTCCGGGCGTGCCGCCTCAGGCTGTGGGCGGCACGTAGCCGGCTGGCTGCTCGGCCCCCTCGCCGAAGAAGAAGCGCTCCATCTGCCGCGCCAGGTATTGGCGGGCCCGCTGGTCGGCCAGGTTCAGGCGGTTTTCGTTGACCAGCATCGTCTGGT
This genomic stretch from Eleftheria terrae harbors:
- a CDS encoding oxidative damage protection protein, producing MARTVQCVYLKKEAEGLDYQTYPGELGLRIYQNVSKEAWAAWMKHQTMLVNENRLNLADQRARQYLARQMERFFFGEGAEQPAGYVPPTA